From one Marinobacter sp. LV10MA510-1 genomic stretch:
- a CDS encoding TorD/DmsD family molecular chaperone — translation MSCDRASVDHSANTDTYGLLVAAEWLSGLFIAPLSQQQVMDINAVPGKNALQWIGAQLGAPAVAQQLCHILEQETPENLTVQLQRRYTALFEGIFRNRAVMPYESAWCGNGPTLGEQSVAEMNAILRDLNVHVSSDCCEPADHLAIELAALVAALGSDRYSIAADLVRRLQSWSPAFAEALERQDLEGFYAGAGELLLALLRTAQSVLLMKDHAATSVNEQCEGELA, via the coding sequence ATGAGCTGCGATCGTGCGTCTGTTGATCACAGCGCCAACACAGATACCTACGGGCTTTTAGTGGCCGCTGAATGGCTGAGCGGGCTGTTTATTGCACCGCTTTCTCAACAGCAGGTGATGGATATCAACGCAGTGCCTGGCAAAAACGCGCTGCAGTGGATAGGCGCACAACTGGGTGCGCCCGCTGTAGCACAACAGCTGTGTCATATTCTGGAGCAGGAAACCCCGGAAAATCTGACGGTGCAATTGCAGCGCCGTTATACGGCTTTGTTCGAGGGCATTTTCCGAAATCGTGCAGTAATGCCCTATGAAAGCGCTTGGTGTGGTAACGGGCCAACGCTCGGCGAGCAGTCTGTGGCAGAAATGAACGCAATATTGCGCGACCTGAATGTACACGTCAGCAGCGACTGCTGTGAACCGGCGGATCATCTTGCTATTGAACTTGCGGCCTTGGTGGCAGCTCTTGGCAGCGACCGCTATTCGATCGCTGCAGATCTGGTGCGTCGACTTCAAAGCTGGTCGCCTGCGTTCGCTGAAGCGCTAGAGCGTCAAGACCTTGAAGGATTTTACGCAGGTGCTGGCGAATTATTACTGGCCTTGCTTCGCACAGCTCAGTCTGTGCTGTTGATGAAGGATCACGCCGCGACGTCCGTTAACGAACAATGTGAAGGAGAATTGGCATGA
- a CDS encoding ABCB family ABC transporter ATP-binding protein/permease encodes MRPYADNDYPANHKPDWKIIAGLWPYLAEYRGRVIIAVSMLIMAKVAIVTTPIALKYIVDYLDQNRGADMMLWIPLMLVLAYGALRFGSTLFSELRDAIFARVAERAMRRVSLRVFNHLHARELAFHLDRKTGGLARDIERGTNGISFLLRFTLFNIVPTLLEIAMVAGILLVAFNVSYVIAILVSVVVFVVFSIRVTEWRTAFVREANNRDNQSNSRAIDSLLNYETVKYFNNERFEAEQYDEDLDLWEQARLKNRTSMAVLNIGQAFIIGASMVAIMAMAVREVASGQMTLGDFTMVNAYLIQLFIPLNALGFVYREIRQSLVNVERLFALLGDKPAIEDAADAKALTITSGEVQFRDVRFSYHPERQILKGVNITIPAGHTIAVVGASGAGKSTLARLLFRFFDVNSGSITIDGQDIRNITQDSLRSAIGVVPQDTVLFNDTLYSNLAYGRPGASEAEIHYAARQANLDEFIRSLPDGYQTRVGERGLKLSGGEKQRVAIARVLLKNPPLLILDEATSSLDSISEQAILDALNEVTQQRTTLVIAHRLSTVRDADTILVMDEGQIVESGGHNELLAKDGYYARLWLQQQHSDKENQE; translated from the coding sequence GTGCGCCCCTACGCCGATAACGACTACCCCGCCAACCATAAGCCGGACTGGAAAATCATCGCTGGCCTGTGGCCCTACCTGGCGGAATACCGCGGCCGGGTGATCATTGCGGTGAGCATGCTGATCATGGCGAAAGTGGCCATAGTCACCACGCCGATTGCATTGAAATACATCGTCGATTATCTGGATCAAAATCGCGGCGCTGACATGATGCTGTGGATTCCGCTGATGTTAGTGCTGGCCTATGGCGCGCTGCGTTTTGGTAGCACCCTGTTCAGCGAGCTGCGTGACGCCATCTTCGCCCGTGTGGCCGAACGTGCCATGCGGCGAGTGTCATTGCGGGTGTTTAACCACCTTCACGCTCGCGAATTAGCGTTTCATCTGGATCGCAAAACCGGTGGCCTGGCGCGGGATATAGAGCGCGGCACCAACGGCATCAGCTTTTTACTGCGTTTTACCCTGTTCAATATTGTGCCCACCCTGCTGGAAATCGCGATGGTGGCGGGCATTCTGCTGGTGGCCTTCAACGTCAGTTACGTTATAGCGATACTGGTGTCGGTGGTGGTCTTCGTGGTTTTTTCCATCCGCGTGACCGAATGGCGCACGGCCTTCGTGCGCGAAGCCAACAACCGCGACAACCAGTCTAATTCCCGCGCAATCGACAGCCTGCTGAACTACGAAACCGTTAAATACTTCAATAACGAGCGCTTTGAAGCCGAACAATACGACGAAGATCTGGATTTGTGGGAGCAGGCGCGTCTTAAGAACCGCACGTCTATGGCGGTTTTGAATATTGGCCAGGCGTTTATTATTGGCGCTTCGATGGTGGCCATTATGGCCATGGCCGTGCGCGAAGTGGCCAGCGGGCAGATGACCCTGGGTGACTTCACTATGGTGAACGCCTATCTGATCCAGCTGTTCATTCCGCTGAACGCTCTGGGGTTTGTGTACCGTGAGATTCGGCAGTCGCTGGTGAATGTAGAGCGCCTGTTCGCTCTGCTGGGCGATAAGCCGGCGATTGAAGACGCCGCCGACGCTAAAGCCTTGACCATTACCAGCGGTGAAGTGCAGTTCCGCGATGTGCGCTTCAGTTATCACCCGGAACGGCAGATTCTGAAAGGCGTGAATATCACCATACCCGCCGGCCACACCATTGCGGTAGTTGGCGCCAGCGGTGCTGGTAAATCCACCTTGGCACGGCTGCTGTTCCGCTTTTTTGATGTAAACAGCGGTAGCATTACCATTGACGGACAAGACATTCGCAACATTACCCAAGACAGCTTGCGCTCGGCCATTGGTGTAGTGCCGCAAGACACAGTGCTGTTCAACGACACCCTTTACAGCAACCTGGCCTACGGCCGCCCCGGCGCCAGCGAAGCCGAGATACACTACGCGGCCCGCCAGGCCAACCTGGATGAGTTTATCCGCAGCCTGCCAGACGGTTATCAAACCAGAGTGGGAGAACGTGGACTGAAGCTTTCCGGTGGCGAAAAACAGCGGGTTGCCATTGCTCGTGTATTACTGAAAAACCCGCCGTTGCTGATTTTGGACGAAGCCACTTCATCGCTGGACTCGATCTCTGAACAGGCCATTCTGGATGCCCTTAACGAGGTTACCCAACAGCGCACGACGTTGGTAATCGCGCATCGCCTATCCACCGTGCGCGACGCCGACACCATTCTGGTGATGGACGAAGGCCAGATTGTGGAGAGCGGTGGGCATAACGAATTGTTGGCAAAAGATGGCTATTACGCCCGGCTGTGGTTGCAGCAACAGCATAGCGATAAAGAGAATCAAGAATAG
- the torA gene encoding trimethylamine-N-oxide reductase TorA: MSNKTEGLQVTAKADVASPTRRRFLQGSAATAALSAMPFSLSLLSSGAMAQSATKEILSGCHWGVFKGVVEDGRAVKFIPWEGDPHASHMLDGVRDSIYSQSRIRYPMVRRAWLEQGPGADPDGRGEGDFVRVSWEKAIELVANEITRVRGEYGQQAIFGGSFGWKSPGRLHNCQTLLARMLNLTGSYTSSSGDYSTGAAQVILPYVSGSIEVYEQCTTYPVLAEHTDLMVFWGCDPRKNSHISWQVADHGAFPGVEMLKEAGVKTISIDPVRTKTADYLDSEWITPKPQTDVAMMMGIAHTLLSEGLHDQEFLDRYVSGFEEFKPYLTGESDGQPKDADWAAEICGVDADTLRDLARRFASNRTMLALGYATQRQHHGEQSTWMLVTLACMLGQIGLPGGGYGLSYHYSSGGAPTHESPILKSIDNGSGAKAAEGAAWLAGGGGVSIPVARFVETLLNPGKTMQHNGREIELPLIKMAYWAGGNPFAHHQDRNEMLKAWRELDTFIVNDFQWTATARHADIVLPCTTSYERNDIEQVGDYALSHIVAMKKLVEPQFEARNDFDIFAAIADKLGKGYEFTQGRSEMDWIRGFYEGAKIEARAKGMEMPVFDVFWESNKPLAFPLKDENKYFVRHESFRNDPILRALGTATGKFEIYSRAIAGYGYDDCPPHPTWMEPIERLDGPTTKYPLGISSNHPRSRLHSQLCGTSLRETYAVQNREPCWINPKDAEPRGINNGDVVRVFNDRGQILAGAVVTGDVMPGVLMVSEGGWFDPVNPREIGSLCRYGDVNNLTPGIATSKLAQGNCGQTGAGDVEKFTGDLPEVTVFSQPRLMSDSETSA, encoded by the coding sequence ATGAGTAACAAAACTGAAGGATTGCAGGTTACTGCGAAAGCAGACGTTGCTTCGCCCACGCGCCGGCGTTTTTTGCAGGGTTCCGCGGCAACAGCAGCGTTAAGTGCCATGCCGTTTTCGCTATCGCTATTGAGCAGCGGTGCAATGGCTCAGAGCGCCACAAAAGAAATTCTTTCTGGCTGTCATTGGGGCGTTTTTAAAGGCGTGGTTGAAGACGGTCGCGCGGTTAAATTCATACCTTGGGAGGGCGATCCCCACGCCTCGCACATGCTCGATGGTGTGCGCGATTCTATCTACTCGCAATCGCGCATTCGCTATCCGATGGTTCGCCGTGCCTGGCTTGAGCAAGGGCCGGGCGCCGATCCCGATGGCCGCGGTGAAGGCGACTTTGTACGTGTGTCCTGGGAAAAAGCCATCGAGCTGGTGGCGAACGAAATCACCCGGGTTCGCGGGGAATACGGGCAACAGGCGATTTTCGGCGGCTCATTCGGCTGGAAAAGCCCGGGCAGACTGCACAACTGTCAAACCTTGCTAGCAAGAATGCTCAACCTGACCGGCAGCTATACCTCCAGTTCGGGCGATTATTCGACCGGTGCGGCGCAAGTTATATTGCCATACGTATCAGGGTCTATCGAAGTGTACGAACAATGCACCACTTATCCAGTGCTTGCGGAGCACACCGATCTTATGGTGTTTTGGGGCTGCGACCCGCGGAAAAACTCCCACATTTCCTGGCAAGTAGCTGATCATGGTGCTTTCCCGGGCGTTGAAATGCTCAAAGAAGCCGGCGTAAAAACAATCAGCATCGACCCGGTCAGAACAAAGACCGCCGATTACCTCGACTCTGAGTGGATTACCCCAAAACCGCAGACCGACGTGGCAATGATGATGGGCATCGCCCATACGCTGCTGAGCGAAGGCCTGCACGATCAAGAGTTTCTTGATCGCTATGTAAGCGGCTTCGAAGAATTTAAGCCTTATCTGACCGGCGAATCCGACGGCCAGCCGAAGGATGCAGACTGGGCAGCGGAAATCTGTGGTGTCGACGCCGACACCCTTCGCGATTTGGCGCGACGCTTTGCCAGTAATCGTACGATGCTGGCTCTGGGTTATGCCACGCAACGCCAGCACCATGGCGAGCAGTCCACCTGGATGCTGGTAACCCTGGCGTGCATGCTCGGGCAGATTGGCCTGCCCGGTGGCGGTTATGGGTTGAGCTACCATTACTCTTCTGGCGGTGCGCCGACCCATGAAAGCCCTATTTTGAAGAGTATCGATAACGGCTCAGGTGCTAAAGCCGCTGAAGGAGCCGCGTGGTTGGCGGGCGGTGGAGGCGTATCCATTCCGGTTGCGCGCTTTGTCGAAACGCTGTTGAACCCTGGTAAGACCATGCAGCATAACGGTAGGGAAATCGAACTGCCGCTGATCAAAATGGCTTATTGGGCCGGTGGTAACCCGTTCGCGCATCATCAGGATCGCAACGAGATGCTCAAAGCCTGGCGCGAGCTGGATACCTTTATTGTTAACGATTTCCAATGGACGGCGACAGCTCGCCACGCTGACATCGTTCTTCCGTGTACCACTTCTTACGAACGCAACGACATCGAACAGGTTGGCGACTATGCTCTGAGCCATATTGTGGCGATGAAGAAACTGGTTGAACCGCAATTTGAAGCTCGTAACGACTTCGACATTTTTGCGGCCATCGCGGACAAATTGGGCAAGGGTTATGAATTTACCCAGGGCCGTTCGGAAATGGACTGGATTCGCGGGTTTTACGAAGGCGCAAAAATCGAGGCGCGGGCCAAAGGTATGGAAATGCCGGTATTTGACGTGTTCTGGGAATCTAACAAGCCCCTTGCGTTCCCGCTGAAGGATGAAAATAAGTACTTTGTGCGCCACGAGTCGTTCCGCAACGACCCGATTCTCAGAGCGCTGGGTACCGCTACAGGCAAATTCGAGATCTATTCGCGGGCGATCGCCGGGTACGGATACGATGACTGTCCGCCTCACCCCACCTGGATGGAGCCGATTGAGCGATTGGATGGGCCAACTACCAAGTATCCGCTCGGCATCTCCAGTAACCATCCGCGTAGCCGCCTGCACTCGCAGCTATGTGGCACCTCGCTTCGCGAGACTTACGCGGTGCAGAATCGCGAACCTTGCTGGATAAATCCGAAGGATGCCGAGCCCCGGGGTATTAACAATGGCGATGTGGTACGGGTGTTTAACGACCGTGGGCAGATTCTTGCCGGTGCGGTGGTTACAGGCGATGTCATGCCCGGGGTTTTGATGGTTTCCGAGGGTGGCTGGTTTGACCCGGTTAACCCCCGCGAGATCGGTAGCTTGTGCCGTTACGGCGATGTTAATAATCTTACCCCGGGTATCGCGACCTCGAAGCTGGCGCAAGGCAACTGTGGGCAAACTGGAGCCGGCGACGTTGAGAAGTTCACCGGTGACCTGCCTGAAGTGACCGTGTTCTCGCAGCCCAGGCTCATGTCTGATTCAGAGACATCCGCTTAA
- a CDS encoding VC0807 family protein, producing the protein MTSPNTASVSDHKPRPWIDLLVSIVIPSVILMKFSGDEYLGSVNALIIGLAFPLGWGLFELIRYGKKNFIALLGIISVTLTGGIGLLELDAGWLAIKEAAVPAVIGLAVLVSTRTRYPLVRTLLYNPNVLDVNKIHQTLAEHGKVAEFEARLLNASYFFAATFLFSSIMNYVLARWIVTSDAGTQAFNEELGRMTLVSYPMIAIPSMVMMMLIFWYLWRTISRLTGYKLEQVMAPHLADK; encoded by the coding sequence ATGACGTCACCGAATACTGCATCTGTATCCGATCACAAACCCAGGCCCTGGATAGACCTGCTGGTCAGTATCGTTATCCCCTCCGTTATTCTGATGAAGTTCAGTGGCGATGAATACCTGGGTAGCGTGAACGCCCTTATTATTGGACTGGCGTTTCCCTTGGGATGGGGTCTGTTTGAATTAATTCGCTATGGAAAAAAGAATTTTATCGCCCTGTTGGGGATAATCAGCGTGACCCTCACCGGCGGCATTGGCTTGCTGGAACTGGACGCCGGCTGGCTGGCCATTAAAGAGGCCGCGGTGCCCGCGGTGATTGGCCTGGCGGTATTGGTGTCTACACGCACTCGTTACCCACTGGTGCGCACCTTACTTTACAACCCAAACGTGCTGGACGTGAACAAGATTCACCAAACGTTGGCAGAGCATGGCAAAGTGGCAGAATTTGAAGCACGGTTGCTGAATGCCAGTTACTTTTTTGCCGCTACTTTTCTGTTCTCATCCATCATGAACTACGTGCTTGCACGCTGGATTGTAACCAGTGACGCCGGCACTCAAGCGTTCAACGAGGAACTGGGGAGAATGACGCTGGTCAGCTATCCGATGATTGCCATTCCTTCTATGGTGATGATGATGCTCATTTTCTGGTACTTGTGGCGCACCATTAGTCGCTTGACGGGGTACAAACTGGAACAAGTAATGGCGCCCCATCTGGCTGATAAATAA
- a CDS encoding c-type cytochrome: MLSKRKKISIAIAGAAALGVAGFLVLTSPWTWSMTRSLPAAASASSPADLDNGRLIFVASDCATCHATTGQDSDEQLGGGKVLDTAFGKFHMPNISPDTEHGIGSWTLAEFDRAVREGVGPSSFWPDGNNLYPAFPYTSYQRLTPEDVRDLYAYMMALPKSDKLVPDHELNFPYNLRRGIGVWRLAFLDGKSTAEIGVDTADLPAGIDHAKFERGRYLVEGAGHCVECHSPRTFMGNVPNDMRYAGGPNPEGTGHFPNITPDETGISFWSAASLANYLHTGVSPIGRQAGGDMAEVIENTSQLPWQDLQAMAVYLKHISPIDKPAPGMPEPNFTEEVVMLDTAFDRRAPLPTSDPQDISEGDDVFVAGTKSLYTTSEMEQAKTEDGKFLSGAKARVLARQGDKLQLEISGWQPENAPSVIYQEKGQRVIMAALGDKAVAAAQRGETEIEPKTDQVWRPVTLQVWSDANQLNLSQEELWSFSQNAYQAACSSCHSLAEKDHFTANQWIGTLKSMKRFTSFNDDEYRLILAYLQNHSNDLGPDIPALVVKKASEGVPQ, from the coding sequence ATGCTAAGCAAACGCAAGAAAATTTCCATTGCAATAGCGGGGGCTGCTGCACTCGGTGTTGCCGGCTTCCTCGTTTTAACTTCCCCCTGGACCTGGTCGATGACCCGCAGTCTTCCCGCTGCTGCGAGCGCGAGTAGTCCTGCCGATCTCGACAACGGCAGGCTTATATTTGTCGCATCCGACTGCGCTACCTGCCATGCCACCACCGGCCAGGACAGCGATGAACAGTTAGGCGGCGGCAAGGTGCTTGACACCGCCTTCGGCAAGTTCCACATGCCTAATATCTCGCCAGATACGGAGCACGGCATTGGTAGCTGGACTCTGGCAGAGTTTGATCGCGCGGTGCGTGAAGGTGTGGGTCCGAGCAGCTTCTGGCCTGACGGCAATAACTTATATCCGGCTTTTCCCTACACGTCTTACCAGCGTTTGACGCCGGAAGATGTGCGTGACCTCTACGCCTACATGATGGCGCTGCCAAAAAGCGACAAGTTAGTGCCAGACCATGAGCTTAACTTCCCGTACAACTTGCGCCGCGGCATTGGTGTGTGGCGTCTGGCCTTTCTGGACGGCAAAAGCACCGCTGAAATTGGTGTTGATACCGCTGATTTACCCGCAGGAATTGATCACGCCAAATTCGAGCGTGGGCGTTATCTTGTAGAAGGCGCTGGCCATTGTGTTGAATGTCACTCGCCGCGAACCTTTATGGGCAATGTTCCCAACGACATGCGTTACGCGGGCGGCCCGAACCCAGAGGGCACAGGCCACTTTCCCAACATTACCCCTGATGAAACCGGTATAAGCTTCTGGTCTGCAGCCTCTCTTGCAAACTATCTGCACACTGGTGTTAGCCCTATTGGCCGCCAAGCAGGTGGCGATATGGCTGAGGTTATAGAAAACACCTCGCAGTTGCCGTGGCAAGATTTACAGGCAATGGCGGTCTATTTGAAACACATTTCGCCGATAGACAAACCTGCGCCTGGAATGCCTGAGCCTAATTTCACCGAGGAAGTGGTAATGCTTGATACCGCCTTTGATCGTCGGGCTCCTCTACCGACCAGCGATCCGCAAGACATCAGCGAGGGAGACGATGTCTTCGTAGCCGGTACCAAGTCGCTCTACACAACGTCCGAGATGGAACAGGCCAAGACCGAAGACGGCAAATTCCTCAGCGGGGCAAAAGCCAGGGTACTCGCCAGGCAGGGTGACAAGTTGCAACTTGAGATTTCAGGTTGGCAGCCCGAAAACGCTCCTTCGGTTATTTACCAGGAGAAAGGTCAACGGGTCATTATGGCGGCGCTTGGTGACAAGGCTGTAGCGGCAGCTCAGCGCGGCGAGACCGAAATCGAGCCGAAAACCGATCAGGTTTGGCGCCCTGTCACATTGCAAGTCTGGTCTGATGCCAACCAACTCAATCTGAGCCAAGAAGAGCTTTGGAGCTTCAGTCAGAACGCTTATCAGGCCGCCTGTTCGTCCTGTCACTCTTTGGCCGAAAAGGATCACTTCACTGCCAATCAATGGATTGGAACTCTCAAATCTATGAAGCGATTCACCAGCTTTAACGACGATGAATACCGTCTGATACTGGCGTACTTGCAGAATCATTCCAACGATCTTGGCCCCGATATTCCGGCATTGGTCGTTAAGAAAGCCAGTGAAGGAGTGCCGCAATGA
- a CDS encoding ABC transporter transmembrane domain-containing protein, with protein sequence MKLVVGFIHPYRKAVAGAIVALVITAGITLGLGQGLRILVDQGLATESPANLARAVGLFFVLVLGLAAGSFARFYLVSWIGERVVADIRKRVFNHLIDLNPGFFESNRALEIQSRFTADTTVLQSVIGSTVSIALRNALMLIGGLLLLFITNAKLASVIVLGFPLVIVPIVIFGRQVRQLSRLSQDRVADVGSYVGENLTQIKTVQAFNHQPHDRQHFSEVSENAFDIAHARIRQRAWLTTMAITLVMGAVGVVIWIGGLDVIYGRITPGELAAFVFYSLLVGVAAGAISEVIGELQRAAGSAARLFELLQTKSEFQRPFDLPEQFPQPVKGGIRLEHLTFSYPGRSAQPALQDVCLEVRAGETLAIVGPSGAGKSTLFDLLLHFYQPISGCVRIDGTDTRDVSLQALRSCFALVPQNPALFHGTVADNIRYARPQATQADVEEAAGIAHAHEFIVALPDGYQTRLGDGGLGLSGGQKQRLAIARALLADAPILLLDEATSALDAHSENLVQQAMPALTTGRTTLVIAHRLATVRDADRIAVFDQGRLLAVGSHQQLMHENSLYQRLAQLQFRSQTGE encoded by the coding sequence TTGAAACTGGTTGTCGGGTTTATTCATCCTTATCGCAAAGCCGTTGCAGGTGCGATAGTTGCCCTAGTTATTACGGCGGGAATTACCCTTGGATTAGGTCAGGGGCTACGTATTCTGGTGGACCAAGGATTGGCCACCGAGTCACCGGCCAATCTGGCGCGGGCTGTGGGGTTGTTTTTTGTTTTGGTTCTTGGCCTGGCGGCGGGTTCTTTCGCCCGGTTTTATCTGGTGTCGTGGATTGGCGAGCGGGTGGTGGCCGATATCCGCAAACGGGTGTTCAACCACCTGATTGATCTGAACCCGGGATTTTTCGAGAGTAACCGGGCGCTGGAAATACAGTCGCGGTTTACGGCTGACACCACGGTGCTGCAATCGGTGATTGGTTCAACGGTGTCCATTGCCCTGCGTAACGCGCTGATGTTGATTGGCGGCTTGCTGCTGTTGTTTATCACCAACGCCAAACTGGCTTCCGTAATAGTGCTGGGTTTTCCGCTGGTGATTGTGCCCATCGTCATTTTTGGCCGGCAGGTGCGGCAGCTGTCGCGCCTGAGCCAAGACCGGGTAGCCGATGTGGGCAGCTACGTGGGCGAAAATTTAACCCAGATAAAAACCGTACAAGCGTTTAACCACCAGCCCCACGACCGCCAGCATTTTTCTGAAGTTTCTGAAAACGCCTTTGATATTGCCCATGCCCGCATTCGCCAGCGCGCCTGGCTAACCACCATGGCCATTACTCTGGTGATGGGAGCGGTGGGCGTGGTGATCTGGATTGGGGGTCTGGATGTCATTTACGGCCGCATCACACCGGGCGAGCTGGCCGCCTTTGTGTTTTACAGTTTACTGGTGGGTGTTGCCGCCGGTGCCATCAGCGAAGTGATCGGAGAACTGCAACGGGCGGCAGGGTCGGCCGCAAGGCTGTTCGAGCTATTGCAGACCAAATCTGAGTTTCAGCGCCCGTTCGATTTACCCGAGCAGTTTCCCCAGCCGGTGAAAGGTGGAATACGTCTTGAGCACCTGACGTTCAGCTACCCGGGTCGCAGCGCTCAGCCCGCCCTGCAGGATGTGTGCCTGGAGGTGCGGGCAGGCGAGACGTTAGCGATCGTGGGGCCATCAGGGGCAGGCAAATCCACCTTGTTTGATCTACTGCTACACTTTTATCAACCCATCAGCGGTTGCGTGCGCATTGATGGCACGGATACCCGTGATGTATCACTGCAAGCCCTGCGCAGCTGCTTTGCCTTGGTGCCACAGAACCCTGCGCTGTTCCACGGTACGGTTGCCGATAACATTCGCTACGCACGTCCGCAGGCGACTCAGGCAGATGTCGAAGAGGCCGCAGGCATTGCCCACGCCCATGAGTTTATCGTGGCTCTGCCCGACGGCTACCAAACCCGACTGGGTGACGGCGGTTTGGGTCTGTCCGGTGGCCAGAAGCAACGCCTGGCCATTGCCCGTGCGCTATTGGCGGATGCGCCCATTTTGCTGCTAGACGAAGCCACCAGCGCGCTGGATGCCCATAGCGAGAACCTGGTTCAGCAGGCCATGCCGGCACTCACAACCGGCCGTACCACGCTGGTGATTGCCCACCGCCTGGCCACGGTAAGAGATGCAGATCGCATCGCGGTATTTGACCAAGGTCGCTTGCTGGCGGTGGGCAGTCACCAGCAGTTAATGCATGAAAATAGCCTCTACCAGCGCCTGGCCCAGCTTCAGTTCCGCAGCCAAACTGGTGAGTAG
- the gabT gene encoding 4-aminobutyrate--2-oxoglutarate transaminase, which produces MSNKELQALKERYVAAGAASPNEQFADHATNAEIWDADGKRMIDFAGGIGVLNIGHRHPKVVEAIKAQLDKLMHTCQTVMPYEGYVRLAQKLSDVVPVRGHAKVMLANSGAEALENAVKIARSATGRTNVICFDGGYHGRTFMTMAMNGKAAPYQTDFGPMPGMVYRAPYPVAYHGVSEDEALRGLAMTMKADSPAHNTAAIVIEPVLGEGGFYPAPTSFMKALRKICDDNGIVLIVDEVQSGFGRTGKMFAIEHTGVEPDMMTMAKSMADGMPISAIVGTDKIMDSCGPNSLGGTYTGSPTACAAALAVFEVFETEDILGKSQRLGEKLNQRFSQWREQFAHVDNVRTLGSMAAFELVDSKDTHEPMPELVGAITKLAKAKGLILLGCGLYGNTLRFLMPVTIEDEVLEEGLAILEQCLKEAGA; this is translated from the coding sequence ATGAGTAACAAAGAACTTCAAGCACTTAAAGAACGTTACGTAGCAGCCGGCGCCGCAAGCCCCAACGAACAATTTGCAGACCACGCCACCAACGCAGAAATCTGGGACGCAGACGGCAAACGCATGATCGATTTTGCTGGCGGCATTGGCGTGTTGAACATCGGCCATCGCCATCCAAAAGTGGTGGAAGCGATAAAAGCCCAGCTGGACAAGTTGATGCACACTTGCCAGACAGTCATGCCCTACGAGGGTTATGTGCGGCTGGCGCAGAAACTCAGCGACGTGGTACCTGTTCGCGGCCACGCCAAAGTTATGCTGGCCAATTCCGGAGCCGAAGCCCTGGAAAACGCGGTGAAGATCGCCCGCTCAGCCACCGGTCGCACCAACGTGATTTGTTTTGATGGCGGTTATCACGGCCGTACCTTTATGACCATGGCGATGAACGGCAAAGCGGCTCCTTACCAGACCGACTTTGGCCCCATGCCGGGCATGGTATATCGTGCTCCCTATCCGGTGGCCTATCACGGCGTCAGCGAAGACGAAGCCCTGCGTGGCCTGGCCATGACCATGAAAGCGGATTCACCGGCCCACAATACCGCCGCCATTGTAATTGAACCCGTATTGGGCGAAGGCGGCTTCTACCCGGCACCTACCAGCTTTATGAAAGCCCTGCGCAAAATCTGCGATGACAACGGCATCGTGTTGATTGTGGATGAAGTACAAAGCGGGTTTGGCCGTACCGGCAAGATGTTTGCAATTGAGCACACAGGCGTTGAACCGGACATGATGACCATGGCCAAGAGCATGGCCGACGGCATGCCAATTTCTGCCATTGTAGGCACCGACAAAATCATGGATTCGTGTGGTCCTAACTCTCTGGGCGGCACCTACACCGGCAGCCCCACCGCCTGCGCAGCCGCGCTGGCGGTGTTTGAAGTCTTCGAGACCGAAGATATTCTGGGCAAAAGCCAGCGCCTGGGCGAGAAGCTGAATCAACGTTTCAGCCAGTGGCGGGAGCAGTTTGCCCACGTCGACAACGTGCGTACCTTGGGTTCCATGGCTGCGTTTGAGTTGGTAGACAGTAAAGATACCCACGAACCCATGCCAGAGCTGGTCGGAGCCATTACCAAACTCGCTAAAGCCAAAGGGTTGATTTTGCTTGGCTGTGGTTTGTACGGCAACACTCTGCGTTTTCTGATGCCGGTTACCATCGAAGACGAAGTACTAGAAGAAGGTTTAGCCATTTTAGAACAGTGTTTGAAAGAAGCTGGCGCCTGA